A single Klebsiella variicola DNA region contains:
- a CDS encoding SDR family NAD(P)-dependent oxidoreductase, which yields MKIDLSGKVALVTASTAGIGFAIAKGLAESGAEIIINGRSEQSVNAAIARLQNEVSGAKARPAIADLSDADGAAQLLRAVTGVDILVNNAGIYGPQDFYATDDATWDNYWQTNVMSGVRLSRGLLPAMVSKGWGRVVFISSESARNIPADMIHYGVTKTAQLSLARGLAKYVAGSGVTVNSVLPGPTISDGFAEMLKDDVAKTGKSLEELAKAFVMTHRPSSVIQRAASVEEVANMVVYVCSPQASATSGAALRVDGGVVDDIL from the coding sequence ATGAAGATTGATTTATCGGGGAAAGTCGCGCTGGTCACCGCCTCCACGGCGGGTATTGGCTTCGCCATCGCCAAAGGCCTGGCGGAGAGCGGCGCAGAGATCATCATTAACGGGCGCAGCGAGCAGAGCGTGAACGCCGCCATCGCTCGTCTGCAAAATGAGGTGTCGGGCGCGAAGGCGCGACCCGCCATCGCCGACCTCAGCGACGCCGACGGCGCAGCCCAGCTGCTGCGGGCGGTGACCGGCGTCGATATTCTGGTCAATAACGCCGGGATCTATGGCCCGCAGGATTTCTACGCCACCGACGACGCGACATGGGACAACTACTGGCAGACCAACGTCATGTCCGGCGTACGCCTGTCACGGGGGCTGCTCCCGGCGATGGTCAGTAAAGGCTGGGGGCGGGTGGTGTTTATCTCCTCAGAATCGGCGCGCAATATCCCGGCGGACATGATCCATTATGGCGTGACCAAGACCGCGCAGCTGTCGCTGGCCCGCGGCCTGGCGAAATATGTCGCCGGCAGCGGAGTGACCGTTAACAGCGTACTGCCAGGGCCGACGATTTCCGACGGCTTTGCCGAGATGCTGAAAGACGACGTGGCGAAAACCGGCAAGTCGCTGGAGGAACTGGCGAAAGCGTTTGTCATGACCCATCGTCCGAGCTCGGTGATCCAGCGGGCGGCCTCGGTGGAAGAGGTCGCCAATATGGTGGTCTACGTCTGCTCGCCGCAGGCATCGGCCACCTCCGGTGCCGCACTGCGCGTCGACGGCGGCGTGGTGGATGATATTCTCTGA